Proteins encoded by one window of Polaribacter haliotis:
- a CDS encoding DUF5103 domain-containing protein codes for MNNYFYRNMHQKITFLFLIFITAINAQNIKTIQLRPLQENNFSAIVPLGTVLELSFDDLDADSKSYQYKIEHMTHDWQKSRLLSSQYINGFDQNTIIDVTNSFNTLQNYTHYSVQIPNTNSVITKSGNYLLSVLDTYDDVVFTRRFVLYENLATVGVSVARSRNTKTLNTQQTVQFSVNHPDIRINNPSQEINVAIVKNNNWNETITDLQPTFFKPNQLLYTYTNKTNFWGGNEYLNFDSKVIRSRSVNIVKITNDNLFNLYIYLFTFNPFREYTYNPDINGQFVIRTLEANDPRTEADYAVMHFILEAEVPFKDKEIYVYGAFNNFEISEENKMYYNKESQTYNASILMKQGFYNYTFATFGKDNFVNTNEINGTFFETENVYNVLVYYKPFGSLYDRVIGVGTGFFNQNR; via the coding sequence TTGAACAATTACTTTTATAGAAATATGCATCAAAAAATAACATTTCTTTTTTTAATTTTTATTACTGCTATAAACGCACAAAACATTAAAACCATTCAATTAAGACCTTTGCAAGAAAATAATTTTTCTGCAATTGTACCTTTAGGAACTGTTTTAGAATTGTCTTTTGACGATTTGGATGCAGACAGTAAAAGTTATCAATATAAAATAGAACACATGACCCACGATTGGCAAAAAAGCAGATTGCTTTCTAGTCAATATATAAATGGTTTCGACCAAAACACGATTATAGACGTTACGAATTCATTTAATACACTTCAAAATTATACACATTATTCAGTGCAAATCCCGAATACAAATTCTGTAATTACAAAAAGTGGAAATTACCTATTATCGGTTTTAGATACTTATGACGATGTTGTTTTTACAAGACGATTTGTTTTGTACGAAAATTTAGCGACTGTTGGTGTTTCTGTTGCCAGAAGTAGAAACACAAAAACTTTAAACACACAACAAACTGTTCAGTTTTCGGTGAATCACCCAGATATTCGCATTAATAATCCGAGTCAAGAAATTAATGTTGCGATTGTAAAAAACAATAATTGGAACGAAACAATTACAGATTTACAGCCTACTTTTTTTAAACCCAATCAGCTTTTATATACTTACACTAACAAAACAAATTTTTGGGGAGGAAACGAATATTTAAACTTCGACAGTAAAGTAATAAGAAGTAGAAGTGTAAATATTGTAAAAATTACGAACGACAATCTTTTTAATCTTTACATTTATCTTTTTACCTTCAATCCTTTTAGAGAATACACCTATAACCCAGACATAAATGGACAGTTTGTAATTAGAACTTTAGAAGCAAATGATCCAAGAACAGAAGCAGATTATGCAGTAATGCATTTTATTTTAGAAGCAGAAGTTCCTTTTAAAGACAAAGAAATATATGTATATGGAGCATTTAATAATTTTGAAATCTCAGAAGAAAACAAAATGTATTATAATAAAGAAAGCCAAACTTACAATGCAAGTATTTTAATGAAACAAGGTTTTTACAACTACACATTTGCTACTTTTGGAAAAGATAATTTTGTAAATACCAACGAAATTAATGGAACTTTCTTTGAAACCGAAAACGTTTATAATGTTCTTGTGTATTACAAACCTTTTGGAAGTTTGTACGATAGAGTAATTGGAGTTGGTACTGGATTTTTTAACCAGAATCGATAA
- a CDS encoding tail fiber protein: protein MKKFYYTLLLAFLTSISFAQGISVQGIARDNASSAITDTNLTFTFSIVKEDNTVLYAETQGIKTDNFGVFSHIVSSGNPIENTFNDVNFATKNMKLKVSVVYNGNTIEVYDQPFQYTPYAHYAANGVPTGSIMPYTGDTAPSGWVLCDGRDLTAINGSTALIAIVGNNAPDLQGTFLRGTGTSAVNGKAGPALNDTQGDDNKEHAHYLNLNTNTTGNHNHTSYDYYKVTQAVAISGGPATWYLSNSNGHDNQARGTSSNGNHNHNVAGNTYNTGTESRPVNYGVNYIIKL, encoded by the coding sequence ATGAAAAAATTTTACTACACTTTATTATTGGCATTTTTAACATCGATATCTTTTGCACAGGGTATTTCTGTACAAGGTATTGCAAGAGACAATGCAAGTTCTGCAATTACAGATACCAATTTAACGTTTACTTTTAGTATCGTAAAAGAAGACAATACTGTACTTTATGCAGAAACACAAGGTATAAAAACAGATAATTTTGGAGTTTTTTCTCATATTGTAAGTTCTGGAAATCCCATAGAAAACACATTTAATGATGTAAATTTTGCAACTAAAAACATGAAACTTAAAGTTTCTGTTGTGTATAATGGAAATACAATAGAGGTTTACGATCAACCATTTCAATACACACCTTATGCGCATTATGCAGCAAATGGCGTTCCAACAGGTTCTATTATGCCTTATACAGGAGATACTGCTCCAAGTGGTTGGGTTCTTTGTGATGGAAGAGATTTAACTGCAATAAATGGATCAACTGCATTAATTGCAATTGTAGGTAATAATGCACCAGATTTACAAGGTACTTTTTTAAGAGGAACTGGAACAAGTGCTGTAAATGGAAAAGCTGGACCAGCTTTAAATGATACACAAGGTGATGATAACAAAGAACACGCACACTATTTAAATTTAAATACAAACACTACTGGAAATCACAATCATACTTCTTATGATTATTATAAAGTCACTCAAGCAGTTGCAATATCTGGAGGGCCAGCAACATGGTATTTAAGTAACTCTAATGGTCACGATAATCAAGCTCGAGGAACCAGTTCTAATGGTAATCACAACCATAACGTTGCAGGAAATACATATAATACAGGTACAGAATCTAGACCCGTAAATTACGGAGTAAACTACATCATAAAACTGTAG
- a CDS encoding LamG-like jellyroll fold domain-containing protein produces the protein MMKKILQILCLCFVGFITQAQEQSKDQLFVGNAAVDYRSDANNLYMQMQVGSPIISVLNKNDLESRTGFPYGILYISPTFVVDGFEISKGYFSDKINIKWEFGGNQHLIEKVNIYRKEFGSTIPYQFIGSVSKDVFEYNDAQIEGGTLYEYKVEAFGVSAFNERFVNFIDGVGFRNPTATVSGSISFEGGSPVQDVIVFAEANGEENTTRGSSLKIDNGYVSIDEIKYDIGSNNTTLQAWITNYGEVFKFTTKRDEVVQLYAGKLDANSIQFQLKVNGTTLQETTIANSFPTGELDFLGRDVFSNISTLTTTSFVHVSATLEDGKKAKFYVNGREITEDYVTNANVPEGVLVPAFTNPISINYDILDASLLKKVVLADAYVGYLDEVRVWQKIVSNEAIRRDYRRYLSGGEAGLSLYLRMNETTGTNVYDLSKKGFRQNKNDGIFVQNAVNGVLFNSTKPTKKQLGVFGVTDANGSYTIASIPYSGSGESFVVTPSFGVHSFEPASQTLFLGADASVVNQLNFKDVSSFKFNGRAVYNVQNVFKDNPLDVDVVDYNTKSIEDFGYNQYRIDGSVIINKAEFYYEGGAINPLNGFYEGGELKRYPVIGLEKAYIYIDGDIVIDEDNQPVETKANGDFTINVPIGKHKIEVRKDGHVFEHSGYFPASGTFEFFEDQIERTWFIDKTRISLIGKVVGGKIESDKPLGFGLNGVYTHINNEGEENEENEIVSSLNNIGVANIILKGDINTSAFDVPVATNPATGEYEVSLIPYIYYIKSADLKIPSNTDVSILSSNETLNLLATPVLDSIKHITKDGSELFSKAFHHKKSFRYNSPVMLTLVNQEYEKEIKIGDKTFDISGLDTPIYIQKQTYNMLFEVTQNYINKDASEDKITKEYFTEGAFNINNNVEISGESSIKLVNNNRQYKYSFKAGEPNTAIADNFKSAISVAYNIAGSNALTISNISDFKSEGIVKGGASTGGVAFATYAPEVPDIILRDPPGSNSFASIEKGTTITFTTENANTNVDGNGGGLYVSLGPTFETSAGTPFFAVGYEANFVADVENNFSHTIEETKTNTVTKTYTFNKTISTSDDVDFVGSDGDLYIGNSKNVYYGIFNNMFVTDAPIVNNNGATIDNIEVTAKDKDNNDVTLYISTNKDYFIGEQPTKTFFTYSQKYIVETLIPELEALAANFVPNPTPDPSLPLVTADSYTNQANLWRKVIQNNEKTKYDAKNNKEAYRSAVLATIQNEFESYKNPFTGEIIYTNEYQAEMDALVNENFFSNQSFDAGVGEFTSSITTAQIGSYTYENTIDIGNEFKAQLGLLVNNVGAFANYTKTNSWINADANTSEQEVSSTISYTLKDNDLYNVLSVDIVNMFDGNGPVFITKAGATSCPYEAETTSLFYKTTGYNKDVIGVGGEILSDPTNRVYLPEVKSDKTVLKNIPESEGALFTLLLKNNSDTQSDLEYIIEVDALTLNGATTNVEANGVNVYIPYNETVEFPFEVYKSSASSIFEYNNIRVYLKSPCDDINDSEGFIDVSVEFKKSCSKVTVSAPENNFIFNRAEAFSQDVNGNTINNSLPITFTDFNTDFNGFKKIELQYRNASSANWIKFKTYYGTQTLLNEASDTSGEVIDSANSDYTFNWDVVGDKIPDGKYEFRAISYCTDDVTNISPIISGTINLNAPVLFGTPQPSDGILDVGEDVSVRFNEAIFESGTTAIKVTGLSNQQAIDHNVSVFLDGSENQIELPNQVLPKGSFTVQFWYKNSTTGNGNLITQENGINASLIGNELTFSVGSESVKAVINPAQYNFYSLVYQKGVSGDDTKKPLLLILENGTELVSEMLDDNLDLNSNSSIFIGGNNTIGNIHDIRFWSKTFTRAQATVAKDKTLTGRELNLLGYWTLAEGNGKTGVDKAKRRNAIVNLDWDIKPKGTAYVFANDSYLSLENVGFVQPSISEDITLSFWIKTATASESTIFSNGKGNDEDFVQTNGLRNKWSINMKSDGNLELISENIGYNLTTISVADGVWHHIALVVKRGGSINSYVDALETTSVSSENIGGISGNQILIGARLFKDTFSNVTIDNHFTGSLDEIRLWNTARSFEQIKRDRYFEIDAKTEGLMLYVDFNQEDTNTTNGPKYNHLAINNKVSATFSILSGSTQSYTEDSPALKPKLQFTNIPFSTVINGDQMIIQPELTTEEWSLFEGQILDFSVSRMSDTHFNEQLSPVSWSAFINRQEIEWFTKEQTKEIVEEKNVNEDYSFTMDIVNKGGSNQPYKISGLPTWVTVKNSSGTVTPNATKQIVFTVDKELSMGTYNANIFLETASEFNDRLTLDLRVLTPAPDWSVNSPDFSNSMNVIGKIKINDVFSRDQYTKIGAFVDNNPRGEGYLRYDVAFDSYFVYLTTYSNVASGEEVTFKIWDAVNGKILVASINGSPKMAFLQNEVLGSKTNPTIFSGAEFAEQETVLNKGWTWVSFFVEDSRFTDVKSVFNDLVLQDDDQVKSQNQFTRFEADNWFGSLTTIENTKMYKVKLANENSLKLIGNDVDESSVNLIINEGWNWLPFPIHRNISLQEALTFYNPTDGDVIKDQYTFAIYDANSGWSGTLNYMQSSRGYMIKSGASQSINYPNSNSLAKPSTTGQEYSSKTIHQFSKYSSNMSVVAEIIGSEEMTSVVVYDAKGVLRGASPIINFGDKKMSFVTVFSDTEDALQFRLSDGISEIDVSSEFVFENNKVFGNMKIPVILNSKSLSNNDLFLSDVVLYPNPFSSSIIIDASNQNEKLTHIEIFSTIGVLVKKVIVNSDKTTIDTSNIARGVYLIKINAESGKSSIQKMVKK, from the coding sequence ATGATGAAAAAAATACTACAAATATTATGTTTGTGTTTTGTGGGTTTTATAACCCAAGCACAAGAACAGAGTAAGGATCAACTTTTTGTTGGTAATGCAGCTGTAGATTATAGGTCCGATGCCAATAATTTATACATGCAAATGCAAGTAGGAAGCCCAATTATTTCAGTATTAAATAAAAATGATCTTGAAAGTAGAACAGGTTTTCCTTATGGAATCTTATATATTTCACCCACTTTTGTGGTAGATGGTTTCGAGATTTCTAAAGGATATTTTAGCGATAAAATAAATATTAAATGGGAGTTTGGAGGTAATCAACATTTAATAGAAAAAGTAAATATTTATAGAAAAGAATTTGGTAGTACAATTCCCTATCAATTTATAGGAAGTGTAAGTAAAGATGTTTTTGAATATAATGATGCACAAATCGAAGGTGGAACTTTGTATGAATATAAAGTAGAAGCTTTCGGTGTTTCTGCTTTTAATGAACGTTTTGTAAATTTTATAGATGGTGTTGGTTTTAGAAATCCAACAGCGACAGTTTCTGGAAGTATTAGTTTTGAAGGAGGTAGTCCTGTACAAGATGTTATCGTTTTTGCTGAAGCAAATGGAGAGGAAAATACTACAAGAGGAAGCAGTTTAAAAATTGATAATGGTTATGTTTCTATTGACGAAATAAAATACGATATCGGATCCAACAATACAACTCTACAAGCTTGGATTACCAATTATGGTGAAGTGTTTAAATTCACAACAAAAAGAGACGAAGTTGTTCAATTATATGCAGGAAAGTTAGATGCAAATTCAATACAATTTCAGCTAAAAGTAAATGGAACCACTTTACAAGAAACAACTATAGCAAATTCTTTTCCAACAGGTGAATTGGATTTTTTAGGACGTGATGTTTTTAGTAATATTTCCACTTTAACAACAACTTCTTTTGTGCATGTTTCTGCGACTTTAGAAGATGGTAAAAAAGCTAAATTTTATGTAAATGGAAGAGAAATTACAGAAGATTATGTTACAAATGCAAATGTGCCTGAAGGTGTTTTAGTCCCGGCTTTTACAAATCCTATTTCAATAAATTACGATATTTTAGATGCTTCTTTATTAAAAAAAGTTGTTTTAGCAGATGCTTATGTTGGGTATTTAGATGAGGTTAGAGTTTGGCAAAAAATAGTATCTAACGAAGCAATTAGAAGAGATTATAGGAGATATTTAAGTGGTGGTGAAGCTGGTTTGAGTTTGTATTTAAGAATGAATGAAACTACAGGAACCAATGTGTACGATTTATCTAAAAAAGGATTTAGACAAAATAAAAATGATGGAATTTTTGTGCAAAATGCGGTAAATGGAGTTTTATTTAACAGCACAAAACCTACTAAAAAACAATTAGGAGTTTTTGGAGTTACAGATGCAAATGGAAGTTATACCATTGCAAGTATTCCTTATTCTGGTTCTGGAGAATCTTTTGTAGTTACTCCTTCTTTTGGGGTACATTCTTTTGAGCCTGCAAGTCAAACTTTATTTCTAGGAGCAGATGCAAGTGTGGTAAATCAATTGAATTTTAAAGATGTTTCTTCCTTTAAATTTAATGGTAGAGCTGTTTATAATGTTCAGAATGTTTTTAAAGACAATCCTTTAGATGTAGATGTTGTTGATTACAATACAAAAAGCATCGAAGATTTTGGTTATAACCAATATAGAATAGATGGTTCTGTAATTATAAATAAGGCAGAATTTTATTACGAAGGTGGTGCAATAAACCCTTTAAATGGGTTTTACGAAGGTGGCGAATTAAAAAGATATCCAGTAATTGGTTTAGAAAAAGCATACATTTATATAGATGGAGATATTGTAATAGATGAAGATAATCAGCCAGTAGAAACAAAAGCAAATGGCGATTTTACCATTAATGTACCTATTGGAAAACATAAAATTGAAGTAAGAAAAGACGGTCATGTTTTCGAACATTCTGGGTATTTCCCAGCTTCAGGAACTTTCGAGTTTTTCGAAGATCAAATAGAAAGAACATGGTTTATAGATAAGACAAGAATCTCCTTAATTGGTAAAGTAGTTGGAGGTAAAATAGAGTCAGACAAACCTCTTGGTTTTGGTTTGAATGGAGTTTACACACATATTAATAACGAAGGAGAAGAAAATGAAGAGAACGAAATTGTTTCTTCATTAAACAATATAGGTGTTGCAAACATTATTTTAAAAGGAGACATAAATACGTCTGCCTTTGATGTTCCAGTAGCTACAAACCCAGCAACAGGAGAATATGAAGTTTCTCTAATTCCCTACATATATTATATAAAATCTGCGGATCTTAAAATTCCTTCAAATACAGATGTTTCAATTTTATCGAGTAACGAAACATTAAATTTATTGGCAACTCCTGTTTTAGATTCTATTAAACACATTACCAAAGACGGATCCGAATTGTTTTCGAAAGCATTTCATCATAAAAAAAGTTTTAGATACAATTCTCCAGTCATGTTAACCTTGGTAAATCAAGAATATGAAAAAGAAATAAAAATAGGCGATAAGACGTTTGATATTTCTGGTTTAGATACTCCAATATATATTCAAAAACAGACTTACAATATGCTGTTTGAAGTTACTCAGAATTACATAAATAAAGATGCTTCAGAAGATAAAATTACAAAGGAGTATTTTACTGAGGGAGCATTTAATATTAATAATAATGTAGAAATTTCAGGAGAAAGTTCCATAAAATTAGTTAATAATAACAGGCAATATAAATATTCATTCAAAGCAGGTGAACCCAATACTGCAATTGCAGATAATTTTAAAAGTGCAATTTCTGTTGCTTATAATATTGCTGGTAGTAATGCTTTAACGATTTCTAATATTTCCGATTTTAAATCAGAAGGAATTGTAAAAGGTGGCGCAAGTACAGGAGGTGTTGCTTTTGCAACTTATGCACCAGAAGTGCCAGATATTATTTTAAGAGATCCACCAGGTTCTAACAGTTTTGCGTCTATAGAAAAAGGAACTACAATTACTTTTACTACAGAAAATGCAAATACAAATGTAGATGGAAATGGAGGAGGTCTTTATGTATCTCTTGGACCAACTTTCGAAACTAGTGCAGGTACACCTTTTTTTGCTGTTGGTTATGAGGCTAATTTTGTTGCAGATGTAGAAAATAATTTTTCACATACAATAGAAGAAACGAAAACAAATACAGTTACAAAAACCTATACTTTTAACAAAACAATTTCTACAAGCGACGATGTAGATTTCGTAGGTTCAGATGGAGATTTATACATTGGAAATTCTAAAAATGTATATTATGGTATTTTTAATAATATGTTTGTTACAGATGCACCAATAGTCAATAATAATGGAGCAACCATCGATAATATAGAAGTAACTGCAAAAGACAAAGATAATAACGATGTTACACTGTATATAAGTACAAACAAAGATTATTTTATTGGAGAACAACCTACCAAAACGTTTTTTACATATTCTCAAAAATATATTGTAGAAACTTTAATTCCGGAATTGGAAGCTTTGGCCGCTAATTTTGTTCCAAATCCAACTCCAGATCCTAGTTTGCCATTAGTTACAGCAGATTCTTACACGAATCAAGCGAATTTGTGGAGAAAAGTAATTCAGAATAACGAGAAAACAAAATACGATGCTAAAAACAATAAAGAAGCCTACAGAAGTGCTGTTTTAGCAACCATACAAAATGAATTTGAAAGTTATAAAAATCCTTTTACAGGGGAAATAATTTACACAAACGAGTATCAAGCAGAAATGGATGCCTTGGTAAATGAAAATTTCTTTTCCAACCAATCTTTCGATGCAGGAGTTGGCGAATTTACAAGTAGCATAACCACAGCTCAAATAGGAAGTTATACCTATGAAAACACTATAGATATTGGTAACGAATTTAAAGCACAATTAGGTTTGTTGGTAAATAATGTGGGTGCTTTTGCGAATTATACCAAAACAAATTCTTGGATAAATGCAGATGCAAATACTTCAGAGCAAGAGGTTTCTAGTACGATTTCTTACACATTAAAAGACAATGATTTATACAATGTTTTAAGTGTAGATATAGTAAATATGTTCGATGGAAATGGCCCAGTTTTTATCACAAAAGCAGGTGCAACTTCTTGTCCTTATGAAGCTGAAACAACATCGCTTTTTTACAAAACAACAGGTTATAATAAAGATGTTATTGGTGTTGGAGGAGAAATTTTATCTGACCCAACAAACAGAGTTTATTTACCAGAAGTAAAATCAGACAAAACAGTTTTAAAAAATATTCCAGAAAGCGAAGGTGCTTTATTTACATTATTATTGAAGAATAATAGCGATACACAATCCGATTTGGAATACATTATAGAAGTAGATGCATTAACATTAAATGGAGCAACCACAAATGTAGAAGCAAATGGAGTAAACGTGTATATTCCTTATAACGAAACTGTAGAATTTCCTTTTGAAGTGTACAAATCGTCTGCTTCCAGTATTTTTGAATATAATAATATTAGAGTTTATTTAAAAAGTCCTTGTGACGATATAAATGATTCTGAAGGTTTTATAGATGTTTCTGTAGAATTTAAAAAATCGTGCTCTAAAGTAACAGTTTCTGCTCCAGAAAATAATTTTATTTTCAACAGAGCAGAAGCATTTTCGCAAGATGTAAATGGCAATACAATTAACAATAGTTTGCCAATTACATTTACCGATTTTAATACAGATTTTAACGGATTCAAAAAAATAGAATTGCAATATAGAAATGCAAGTTCTGCAAATTGGATTAAGTTTAAAACCTATTATGGAACCCAAACTTTATTAAACGAAGCAAGTGACACTTCTGGAGAAGTAATAGACAGTGCAAATTCCGATTATACTTTTAATTGGGATGTAGTTGGAGATAAAATCCCAGATGGAAAATACGAGTTTAGAGCAATTTCTTATTGTACAGACGATGTTACCAATATTTCTCCAATAATTTCTGGAACAATCAATTTAAATGCACCAGTTTTATTCGGAACTCCACAACCTTCTGATGGAATTTTAGATGTTGGCGAAGATGTTTCTGTTCGTTTTAATGAAGCAATTTTCGAAAGCGGAACAACTGCCATAAAAGTAACAGGTTTAAGCAATCAACAAGCAATCGATCATAATGTTTCTGTGTTTTTAGACGGAAGTGAAAATCAAATTGAATTGCCAAACCAAGTGTTGCCAAAAGGATCTTTTACGGTTCAGTTTTGGTACAAAAATTCAACTACAGGAAATGGAAATTTAATAACACAAGAAAACGGAATTAATGCGAGTTTAATAGGAAATGAGTTAACTTTTAGTGTGGGTTCAGAATCTGTGAAAGCAGTAATAAATCCTGCTCAATATAATTTTTATTCTTTGGTGTATCAAAAAGGAGTTTCTGGAGATGATACAAAGAAACCTTTGTTACTAATTTTAGAAAACGGAACTGAATTAGTTTCAGAAATGTTAGACGATAATTTAGATTTGAATTCCAATAGTTCAATTTTTATTGGAGGAAATAACACAATTGGTAACATTCACGACATTCGTTTTTGGTCTAAGACTTTTACAAGAGCACAAGCAACTGTTGCAAAAGATAAAACTTTAACAGGAAGAGAATTGAATCTTTTAGGATATTGGACTTTAGCTGAAGGAAATGGAAAAACGGGTGTAGATAAAGCAAAAAGAAGAAATGCCATTGTAAATTTAGATTGGGACATTAAACCAAAAGGAACTGCATATGTTTTCGCAAATGATTCTTATTTATCTTTAGAAAATGTCGGTTTTGTACAACCAAGTATTTCAGAAGATATTACACTTTCATTTTGGATTAAAACAGCCACAGCATCAGAAAGCACCATTTTTTCTAACGGAAAAGGAAATGACGAAGATTTCGTACAAACAAATGGACTTCGAAATAAATGGTCTATAAACATGAAATCGGATGGAAATTTAGAATTAATATCAGAAAATATTGGTTATAATTTAACGACAATATCTGTTGCAGATGGTGTTTGGCATCATATTGCATTAGTTGTAAAAAGAGGAGGTTCTATAAATTCTTATGTAGATGCTTTGGAAACAACTTCTGTTTCTTCCGAAAACATTGGTGGTATTTCTGGAAATCAAATATTAATTGGAGCACGATTATTTAAAGATACATTTTCAAATGTAACAATTGACAATCATTTTACTGGAAGTTTAGACGAAATTCGTCTGTGGAATACTGCAAGAAGTTTCGAGCAAATAAAAAGAGATCGTTATTTCGAAATTGATGCAAAAACTGAAGGTTTAATGCTCTATGTAGATTTTAATCAAGAAGATACAAACACTACAAATGGCCCAAAATACAATCATCTAGCAATTAATAATAAAGTGAGTGCTACTTTTTCAATTTTAAGTGGAAGCACACAGAGTTATACTGAAGATTCACCAGCTTTAAAACCGAAATTACAATTTACAAACATTCCTTTTTCGACGGTTATCAATGGAGATCAAATGATTATTCAGCCAGAATTAACCACAGAAGAATGGTCGCTTTTCGAAGGGCAAATTTTAGATTTCTCTGTTTCAAGAATGTCAGATACACATTTTAATGAGCAATTATCTCCTGTAAGTTGGTCTGCTTTTATAAACAGACAAGAAATAGAATGGTTTACAAAAGAGCAAACAAAAGAAATTGTAGAAGAGAAAAATGTAAACGAAGATTATTCTTTTACGATGGATATTGTAAATAAAGGAGGAAGCAATCAGCCTTATAAAATTAGCGGTTTACCAACTTGGGTAACCGTTAAAAACAGCAGTGGAACTGTAACTCCAAATGCAACAAAACAAATTGTATTTACAGTTGATAAAGAATTATCAATGGGAACTTACAATGCGAATATTTTTTTAGAAACTGCTTCCGAATTTAATGACAGATTAACTTTAGATTTAAGAGTTTTAACGCCAGCTCCAGATTGGTCTGTAAATTCTCCGGATTTTTCTAATAGTATGAATGTAATTGGAAAAATTAAAATAAACGATGTTTTCTCTAGAGACCAATACACAAAAATCGGTGCATTTGTAGATAATAATCCAAGAGGAGAAGGGTATTTAAGATACGATGTTGCTTTCGATAGTTACTTTGTTTATTTAACAACCTATAGTAATGTTGCAAGTGGAGAAGAAGTTACTTTTAAAATTTGGGACGCTGTAAATGGGAAAATTTTAGTGGCTTCCATAAATGGTTCTCCAAAAATGGCATTTTTACAGAATGAAGTTTTGGGTTCAAAAACTAACCCCACAATTTTCTCTGGAGCAGAGTTTGCAGAACAAGAAACTGTCTTAAATAAAGGTTGGACTTGGGTTTCTTTCTTTGTAGAAGACAGCAGATTTACAGATGTAAAATCGGTTTTTAACGACCTTGTTTTACAAGATGATGACCAAGTTAAATCGCAAAACCAATTTACGCGTTTCGAAGCCGATAATTGGTTTGGTTCTCTAACAACCATAGAGAATACTAAAATGTACAAAGTAAAATTAGCAAACGAAAATTCTTTAAAATTAATTGGGAATGATGTAGATGAAAGTAGTGTAAACCTAATAATTAACGAAGGTTGGAACTGGTTACCATTTCCAATTCATAGAAATATTAGTCTGCAAGAAGCGCTTACATTTTACAATCCTACAGATGGCGATGTTATAAAAGACCAATACACATTTGCAATTTACGATGCCAATTCTGGTTGGAGTGGAACTTTAAATTATATGCAATCTAGCAGAGGTTATATGATTAAATCTGGAGCCTCACAATCTATTAATTATCCGAATTCTAATAGTCTAGCAAAACCGAGTACAACTGGTCAAGAGTATTCATCTAAAACCATCCATCAATTTTCTAAATACAGCTCTAATATGAGTGTTGTAGCAGAAATAATTGGAAGCGAAGAAATGACTTCTGTTGTTGTTTACGATGCAAAAGGAGTTCTTAGAGGAGCATCTCCAATAATTAATTTCGGAGATAAAAAGATGAGTTTTGTAACTGTTTTTAGTGATACAGAAGATGCCTTACAATTTAGACTTTCAGATGGTATTTCAGAAATAGATGTTTCTTCAGAGTTTGTTTTCGAGAACAATAAAGTCTTTGGAAATATGAAAATTCCAGTGATTCTAAATTCAAAAAGTTTATCAAATAACGATTTATTTTTAAGTGATGTAGTTTTGTATCCGAATCCATTTTCGAGCTCTATAATTATAGATGCTTCCAATCAAAATGAAAAATTAACACACATAGAAATCTTTTCAACTATTGGTGTTTTGGTTAAAAAAGTGATTGTAAATTCAGACAAAACAACAATTGATACCAGCAACATAGCTAGAGGTGTTTATTTGATAAAAATAAATGCTGAATCTGGGAAAAGCAGTATTCAAAAAATGGTAAAAAAATAA